A section of the Oncorhynchus tshawytscha isolate Ot180627B linkage group LG09, Otsh_v2.0, whole genome shotgun sequence genome encodes:
- the LOC112261655 gene encoding RNA-binding protein FUS, with amino-acid sequence MRDRQGGEAEFVGGDRWVVAGSEVVEVVVEVVSLATMLAVAMEDSRELETGSVPTRKSGLRVCGNLNFSWKNEYNQCKSPKPEGAGGGMSPMDGGFGGDRGCRGGFDCRGCWGRGGDIGWFRGGGDRGGFGPGKMDGRGEHRQDRRDRPY; translated from the exons ATGAGAGACAGACAAGGAGGCGAGGCAGAGTTTGTTGGCGGA gacCGATGGGTCGTGGCGGGTTcggaggtggtagaggtggtggtggaggtggtctcTCTGGCGACAATGTTGGCCGTGGCAATGGAGGACAGCAGAGAGCTGGAGACTGGAAGTGTTCCAACCCGTAAATCAGGGCTGAG GGTTTGTGGGAACCTGAACTTTTCGTGGAAGAACGAGTATAACCAGTGCAAGTCCCCCAAACCAGAGGGGGCTGGAGGTGGCATGTCTCCTATGGATG GAGGTTTCGGTGGCGACAGAGGGTGTCGTGGGGGTTTTGACTGCAGGGGATGCTGGGGCCGAGGGGGTGACATAGGTTGGTTCCGAGGCGGAGGCGATCGGGGTGGTTTCGGACCAGGCAAGATGGATGGAAG GGGTGAACACAGACAGGACCGCAGAGACAGGCCCTACTAG